One Natator depressus isolate rNatDep1 chromosome 13, rNatDep2.hap1, whole genome shotgun sequence genomic region harbors:
- the LOC141997507 gene encoding olfactory receptor OR9H1-like encodes MEPVRERNRTAVTEFILLGLGRGSGFQIVPFVTFLVIYIITMLGNSFLVLIIRADSQLHTPMYFFLMNLSLLDLCYSTTIAPRAMVSFLAGRKAISYNRCATQFFFFALFLTTEAFFLAVMAFDRYTAICNPLQYPTTMSKWVCIQLVVGSYIGGCVNSMVQTGFTFTLHYCGSNEIDHFFCDGPPLISLSCSYTYINNLVMFTLCGLIIAITALIVLVSYIYIISTILRMRSAEGRRRAFSTCTSHMMAVTLFYGTTAFMYAQPTWLSSLYQRKVVSVFYTLFIPMLNPLIYSLRNKDVKNALRRTMGKQCSKK; translated from the coding sequence ATGGAGCCAGTAAGAGAGCGGAACCGCACGGCAGTGACAGAATTCATCCTGCTGGGGCTTGGAAGAGGATCAGGCTTTCAGATTGTGCCCTTTGTGACATTCCTGGTAATTTACATAATAACTATGCTGGGAAACAGCTTCTTGGTCCTCATCATTAGAGCCGACTCCCaacttcacacccccatgtacttcttcctcaTGAACCTGTCACTCTTAGACCTCTGCTACTCCACCACCATCGCCCCCAGAGCCATGGTGAGCTTCCTAGCAGGGAGAAAAGCCATTTCCTACAATAGATGTGCCACCCAATTCTTCTTCTTTGCTCTCTTCCTCACCACTGAAGCCTTCTTCCTGGCAGTGATGGCATTTGATCGATACACCGCCATCTGCAACCCGCTCCAGTATCCCACCACCATGTCCAAGTGGGTTTGCATTCAGCTGGTGGTGGGATCATATATCGGTGGCTGTGTGAATTCCATGGTGCAAACAGGCTTCACCTTTACACTGCACTACTGTGGGTCTAATGAGATTGATCATTTCTTCTGTGATGGCCCGCCCTTGATTAGTCTCTCCTGCAGTTATACATACATCAATAATCTTGTGATGTTTACCTTATGCGGTCTCATCATAGCAATTACTGCCCTGATTGTGCTTGTCTCCTACATCTATATCATCTCAACCATCCTCAGGATGCGCTCTGCCGAGGGTAGAAGAAGAGCCTTCTCCACCTGTACTTCCCACATGATGGCTGTCACTTTGTTTTATGGGACCACAGCTTTCATGTATGCCCAGCCCACTTGGCTGTCTTCTCTGTACCAAAGAAAAGTGGTGTCTGTGTTTTATACCCTTTTCATTCCCATGTTGaatcccctcatctacagccttaGGAACAAGGATGTGAAAAATGCTTTGAGAAGGACTATGGGCAAGCAGTGTTCGAAAAAATGA